ATCCTATAGTTGGTGGTATAAAATCTTCATATATAGATTTTACAGAAGCAATAGCTTCAACTCCCCCTGCTGCTCCTAGTAAATGTCCTGTCATAGATTTTATAGAACTTACTGGTATATTCTTAGCATCTTCTCTAAATACATTTTTAATAGCTTCTGTTTCAAATTTGTCGTTATATTCTGTCCCTGTACCATGAGCATTTATATAAGATACTTCACTAGGAGATATATTAGCTTCATCTATTGTCAATCTAATTGCTCTAGAGGCTCCTTCTCCTCCTGGTGCTGGTGATGTTATATGATAAGCATCGCAAGTTGCTCCATATCCAACCATTTCAGCATATATTTTTGCTCCTCTTTTCTGAGCATGTTCTAGAGATTCTAAAATTAATATTCCTGCTCCTTCTCCCATTACAAATCCATTTCTCTCTTTATCAAAAGGTATAGATGCTCTCATAGGATCTTCACTTTTGCTTAATGCAGTAAGAGATGTAAAACCAGCCATAGCTAAAGGTGTTATAGATGCTTCTGTTCCCCCTGCAATCATTACTTCAGAAGTTCCGTTTTGTATCATTCTATAAGCTTCTCCAATGGAATTTGTACCTGTAGCACAAGCTGTTACTACTGTTGTACATATGCCCTTTGCTCCATATCTTATAGCAATATTTCCCGCCGCCATATTACTTATTATCATAGGTATAAATAATGGATGAACTCTATTAGGTCCCTTCTCCATTAAAGTCTTATGCTGTTTCTCTATGGTTTCTATACCACCTATACCTGAACCTACTACTACCCCAAACTTTTCTTTATCTATACTATCTAAATTTAAATTGGAATCTTTTATTGCTTCTTCTGCCGCCACTACAGCAAATTGACAATATTTATCCATTCTTTTTAATTCCCTTTTTTCTATTACCTTTGAAGGTTCAAAATCCTTTACTTCTGCAGCTAATTTAACTTTAAAATCTTCTGTATTAAAATTTTTTATAAAATCTATACCGCAAGTACCAAGCTTTACATTATTCCAAAAAGTATTTACATCATTACCTATAGGTGTTACTGCACCCATTCCTGTAACTACTACTCTTCTCATTTTTAACATACCAACCTTCCTAAAATAATTTAAATAACCATTCCCCCGTCTACGTTTATAACTTGACCTGTAATATAAGATGAATTATCTGAAGCTAAGAATGCTACTAATTCTGCCACATCTTCAGCTTTACCAACTCTTTTAAGAGGAATACTATTTATAATGTTTTCCTTTGCTTTATCTGACAGTGCATTGGTCATATCTGTCTCTATAAAACCTGGTGCTATAGCATTTACATTTATAGATCTTGATGCTAATTCTCTTGCTAAAGATTTAGTAAGTCCAATTACCCCTGCTTTAGCTGCTGCATAATTACACTGACCTATATTTCCTGATATACCAACTACAGATGATATATTTATTATTTTTCCATATCTCTTTTTTATCATTATTGGAGTACAGTGTTTTACACAATTAAAGGTTCCTTTTAAATTTGTTTTTATTACCCTATCAAATTCTTCTTCCTTCATTCTTAACATAAGATTATCCGCTGTTATTCCAGCATTATTAACTAAAATATCTATTTTACTAAACTTATCTAACGCTACTTTTATCATCTTTTCACATTCTTTGTAATCACTTATATCTGCTTTCACTGCAACTACGTTAATGTTTAATTCTTCTAATTCCTTTACAGTATTTCTTAAAGTATCAGTATCACTTCTATAATTTAAAACTATAGAAGCACCTAAATTACCTAGTTTCATTGCTATAGCTTTCCCAATACCTCTACTTCCTCCTGTAACAATAGCTGTTTTGTTTTCTAAAGGTCTATAAGACATCATTTTCTTCACTCCATATCTAATTTTTTCAAGGTTTTTTCAAGTGATTTTACATCTTCTATGTTATATGCATTAATTCTTCTATCTGTTTTTTTTAAGAAAGCAGTTAATGTTTTTCCTGGACCTATTTCAATAAAAGTATCTACTCCATCTTTTATCATTTTTCTCATAGATTGTTCCCATTTTACACTACACATAACTTGTTGCTTTAAAGTACTTTTTACTTTATCTAATTCTATAAAATCTGCTGTAACATTAGTTATTACTGGTATATATCCTTTTTCAAAACTAATGTTATTTAACTCTTTTTCTAAATTATCCGCTGCCCTATTTAATAGTGAACTGTGAAAAGGACCACTTACTTTTAACATTACAGCTTTTAGAGCTCCTTTTTCTTCACACATTTTACAAGCAATTTCTAAAGCCTTTATTTCACCCGAAATAACAATTTGACCTGGACAATTAAAATTTGCTGGCTCTACCACACCTATATTTGAAACTTCATTACATACTTTATATATTTCATCTTCATCTAAGCCTATTATAGCTGCCATTCCTCCTATACCTTTTGGAACAGCTTCCTCCATAAATTTGCCTCTTTTTCTCACTAATTCAACTCCATCTTCAAAACTTAACATACCACTATATATAAGAGCCGAATACTCTCCAAGGCTTAAACCAGCTGATACTTGCGCTTCTATTCCTGTTTTTTTGATTATTTCAAGTATAGCCATACTTACAGTTAATATTGCAGGTTGAGTAAATTCTGTTTTGTTTAACTTTTCATCTGAACCATTAAAACACAAATCTGTTACATTTAAATCTAAAACTTTATCTGCTCTATTAAAAATATCTCTACATTCTTTAAAATTATTGTATAATTCCTTTCCCATACCTACATATTGAGATCCTTGCCCGGGAAATAAAAAAGCAATTTTATTACTCATACAAATTCTCCAATCCTTTTATCACTTCTTTAAAATCAAACATCTCTTCAATTATTTCTTTACAACTTTGCTCTTTACATATTAACCCAGCTATTTGTCCTGCCATTAGTGATCCCGTTTGTATATCTCCTTCTTTTACCGCCTTTATTAATGCTCCCTTTGTTATTTTTTCAAACTCATCCATAGGAGCATTTTCCTTTTCTAAAACTTGGTATTGTCTAGTTAATCTATTTCTTAATACTCTTACAGGATGACCTGTATTTCTACCAGTAACAACAGTATCAATGTCTTTAGCACCAAGTACTTTTTCTTTATAATTTTTATGTACATTACATTCTTTAGCTACTAAAAACCTAGTTCCTACTTGTACTCCAACAGCACCTAACATAAATGCTGCTAAGACTCCTCTTTTATCTCCAATTCCTCCAGCTGCAATTACAGGTATATTTACAGCATCTACAACTTGTGGAAGAAGAGCCATAGTGGTAAGTTCACCTATATGCCCTCCTGCTTCACAACCTTCAACTATTACAGCATCTGCTCCAGCTCGTTCCATTCTTTTTGCTAAAGCCACAGATGCCACAACTGGAATAACTTTTACATTGTTTTTTTTCCACATATCTATATACTTACCTGGATTTCCTGCACCAGTGGTAACTACTTTTATATTTTCTTCGCAAACCAATTTAGCTAATTCTTCTGCATTATCACTTAAAAGCATTATATTTAAACCAAAAGGTTTCTTAGTTAATTCTTTAGTTTTTCTTATTTCTTCTTTAACTATATCTATTGGCTGATTACCAGAAGCAATTATGCCCAATCCTCCTGCATTAGAAACAGCTGAAGCTAAGGAACTATCTGCAATCCACGCCATAGCTCCTTGTATAATAGGATAATTTACTCCTATCATGTTGCAAAATGCATTTTTTTTCATTCTATTCCTCCTATTTTTCAACTCTTTCTTTTACAAATTTAACTGCATCTCCAATTGTTTTAATAGATTCAGCATCTTCAATTTGAATATCAAATTCTTCTTCTATTTCTATAACTATTTGAAATAAATCTAAAGAATCTACTCCTAATTCTTCAAAAGATGTTTCTGTGTTTAATTCCTGTACATCTATTCCTAATTGTTCCCCTATAATTTCTAACACTTTATCAATAATCATTTTTATTACCTCCTAAAATTTATATCCATTTAATTAATGAAGCTGCCCAAGTTAATCCTCCGCCAAAGCCAACTAATATAATATTATCTCCTTTTTTTAAGAGACCTTGTTCATCTACTTCCGCTAATGCAATGGGAATACTTGCAGCTGATGTATTTCCATAATGATTAATATTTATATAAAATTTATCTTTGTCTATGTTGAACTTTTTAGCTACATGATCAATTATCCTCAAATTAGCTTGATGAGGAATTATATACTTTATATCTTTTAATTCTAAATTACTATCTTTTAAAACTTCCTGTATTCCTTTTACCATTATTTTTACTGCAAATTTAAAAATTTCCTTACCATCCATATCTATAAATCCCATTTCTGAATCTTCTTCTTTTGAATTTAATAATTTGCTTAATTTATCACTATTAACATCTAATTTAGAAGATTTACATTTTAAAAGCTTAGCTCCTCTTCCGTCAGAACCTAGGTATACACTTGATATTCCCTTTTCACTACTCTCTGCAATTATAGCTGCCCCAGCTCCATCACCAAATAATATACAGGTGTTTCTATCATTCCAATCTACTAATTTAGATAATGTTTCTACGCCTATAACTAAAACTTTTTTAGCTACCCCATTTCTTATAAATTGAGATGCTATACTAATTCCATAAGTAAAACCTGAACAAGCTGCTGATATATCAAATGCAAAAGCATTATAAGCTTTAATATTTCTTTGTATTATACAAGCAGTAGAAGGTGTAAAATAATCTGGTGTTATAGTAGCTACTATAATTAAATCCAATTCTTCAGGTGATACTCCTCCCTTTTTTAGGGCATCTAAGGCTGCTTTAGTTCCTAAGTCTGATGTATTTTCTCCTACCGTAATTCTTCTTTCTCCTATGCCCGTTCTAGTTCTTATCCAATTATCATTTGTATCTATTATTTTAGATAGGTCATCATTAGATATTACTTTTGGTGGTAAGTATTTTCCAGTAGATAAAATTTTCACCTCTTTATTTGCCATTATTAGTACTCCTTTTAATCTTTTTTAAGATGATATTTTTCTTTAAAGAACTTATTTAGCTTTTCTAAAGAAGTTATAAGTACTTCCTCTTCTTCATCTGTTAATCCAGATATTGTTTCTTTTATCATATCTGAATGAAATTTACTATGAATTCTATATGCAAGCTTACCTCTTTTAGTAAGACTTATCTGGACTATTCTTCTATCTTTTTCCGACTTACTTCTCTGCACATATCCTTTTTTCACAAGATTATTTATAGCTATAGTTAATGTGCCAACAGTTATATTAAGTTCATTTGCCACCTCTGACATAGTTTTTTGTGTATACATCCCAATAGCTTCTATTGTATGCATTTCCGTAACAGATAAGTCTTTAAACTCTCCAGACTGAATAGCATTTTGTTCAATTGTAAGTATGTCATTAAAAAGGTCTACTAATAATTCATTTAAAACATTCATTGATTTACTCACATTCTCTCACCTCCATTATCAACTCCTTAATCAATTCTTTTACTGATTTTATTTCATTTATTTTATATCCATTGCTACCTGAAAATATTATTCCTTCATCTATATTTCCCTTTGCTGAATTTATTAAAGCTTTTGATATACAATATTGAGTATCTTTAGGATTACATCTTTTTAAGCAATTAAAACATTTATATACTTCTTCCTTTACCTTAGATACCCTATTAGAAAACTTATTTTTAATTACTCTTCCTGGCAATCCTACAGGGCTTTTAATAATATCAATATCTTCTTTGCTACAGTTTAAAAAAGCTTTCTTGTAGTTCATGTCAGCATCACATTCTTCAGTAGCTATGAATCTTGTTCCCATTTGAACTGCATCTGCACCTAATTTAAAATATTTTGCAATATCTAAGCCAGAATATATTCCACCTGCTACAGCTAAAGATATTTTTTTATTGTACTTTTTTTCAAATTGTTTTAACACTCTCTTTACTTCCTCATATAATTCTTCTAAAGATTTTTTTTTATTTTCTTGTAAGTCATCCATATGAAATCCTAAATGACCTCCTGCTTCTGGTCCTTCTACTACTACTAAATCTGGGACATAAGAATATCTCTTATCCCATAACTTACATATAACGTTGGCTGCTTTACCTGAAGATACTATAGGTACTGCTTTAGTCGCTTTATCTTTTATAAGTTCAGGTAAATTAGTTGGTAATCCAGCTCCAGAAATAATTAAATCTATTCCTTCCTCTACTGCTACTTTTACCATTTCATCATAATCATTCATAGCCACCATTAAATTAACTCCTAAAATACCACCATTGCTCATTTCTTTTGCTTTTTTTATTTCTTTTTTTAATGCTCTTAAATTAGCTTCTTTTGTGTTGAATTCAAAATCACTTTCTTTAAATCCTATTTGAACGCCAGATATAACTCCTATGCCACCTTCTCTTGTTACAGCTGAAGCTAACCCCGATAAAGATATACCTACGCCCATTCCCCCTTGAATAATTGGGATCTTACACTTTAAGTTTCCTATTTGTAAAGGAGATATATCCATATTATTCCTCCCTATATTTTTTGATAATCAAATATTTTGATAATCAAAGTATATCCTTAAAAATTTTTTTTGTCAATAAACTTTTAAATTAAAAGCAACTATGGATAATTTTTCTCCATTATCACTGGTCATCCATTGTTGCTTATTAACTATACATATATGCTATAATATAATATGTACGATGATAAAATTTATAATAGAGTGAATTCGGAAACTAATTTCCAATTGGCTCCAAAATGGCTTTAATATTATTTTAGTGCGGAGCATTTGTTATATTACTGTTTTTATTTAACTTTATTTTAAAAAAGAGTATAGCAAAGCTAACTCACCGATAGGTGAATTTTCTTAAAATTTAACAATTATCTAGACTAGCATGCTTTGTTTGCAGTTAATTTTATAATGTCTAATAGGTTAGTTTTAGAAACAGATAGTTGAGCATCCAAATGAATATTGATGCTATGGATTAATGTCCACCAAGACCAACGTTTTTTACCACGGCAGTGGGTTTGTTCCATGTTGTAGTCTTCAAGTATTCTTTTATTTACTCGCTCTGAAGAAGTTCTCTTTTTCATTATTTGTTTCCAAAGGTCAGAGTTTCTAGGTATAGCAGTAAATAAACGTAAGTCATCACTTGGCTTTACGTATATTACACGGCCGTAGGCACTAGGAGAACATTCTTCCTTATGAGGACATTCTTTAATTTTACCTTTTACTAAAGGACATCTATATTTAATTCTACTTCTGCCTTTATCGTACCAATCATATACCATTGGTTGGTTGCATTTGCAGATGGGAATACCGTCCTTAGTATATCCAATTGGTGGTTCATATTTATTTTTACCTTCACCCTTTGGATTAAGGGATATAACAGCTTTTATATTCCATTCATTAAGAAGCTTATACGTAGGATAGTTATCATGAGCAGCATCTGCGATGAACTTATCAAAGTTAAATTGAGGATACATCTTTCTAACTTCTGAAAGTGCAAAAATTGCAGTAACACCATCATAACGCTGCGCTTGTACCATCCTAAAATATATAGGAAGATCCTTTTTAAGTTTAGGATTATAGACACTAAGAAAATATAGGCAATGACCATAATACCATTTTTCGTGGTAACTGTCCCAACCGCGTCTAGCGTCAGGGTCAGAGAATCTTCTATTACATTTGCAGTTAAAAATACCTTTTTTAATGCAATCACAGGTCTTAATGCCTAATGAGCTACCGCCAGTTTCAAGACAGGTACCATCTCCTGATATATCAAGTTTTTGAGTATTACCAAGGAGACCGAGTTTAGCGGAAGGCTCAATAGCTAACTTAGCAAAAATTTGTTGAAATAGCTTTTCAGGGCGAGTTTCGACAGTTCGTCCTTTAAGAGCCTGTTCAACTAAATTTTTAATAACACCAGGATGTTTTGGTGGTAGTTTTTCATTCTTGCCAAGTTTTTTGTGGGGCTTGGAAGTAAAAGAATGAAGTGAGTCCTTGGCTGATTTTTCAGCCTTAGGGCTCATACCCCAAAATCTCGATATGAAATCATAATGAGTACCTAATCCTGGTACATTAGATTTTTCAACACCAATGATGGTGCAAAGTATATCATGTGCACGTAAGTGCTTAATCCATTTTTGTAGACTATGAAAACCTAAGTCAGACATTAATATAAATGATCTGAAGAGTTCCGGTTGCTGGTTTGAAGGTTTACCAGTTAGAGAATATGTTTCTCTAATTAATGGTTTTATATCATCAAGATTTAAATTATATAGTTTTTCAATACTTGATGAGTAGTATTCCACGATAGTGGGATCAGTTTTATAAAGTTCACTAATGCTTGACAAAAGAAGACTTTGGTAATCACAATGGCTACGCCAATAACCTAACATAAAAAATCACCTCGCAATATTTTGTAAATAGTTTCTATAGTGCGAGGCTACAAATTTTACAAACTTTGTCAAGTGATTTTGGAAAAAATATAAGTTTTTTTGATATTTTGTTTAAAATTCTGGGGGGAAGTTAAAATTGACACCCTTCGGGATTAAGATAAATGGAGGCCTAAGGGTTTCCGAATATATTTTAATACATAAGGGAGGTTTACCTTTTGGGTACTTTTTTATTTAAAAACAAGTCTGCTAACTATACTCCCGTTAGCAATATTTTCATAGATAAATATATGCCTAAAGCCCGTGGAGAATTCGTTAAAGTTTACCTTTTGGGATTAAAATACTGTGTTTCAGGAGAACTTGGAGTAAGTTCGTCTATTATGGCTAGTGCTCTTCATCTACTAGAAACTGATGTTTTAAATGCATGGAGCTATTGGAATAATGAAGGTATAATAAAAATGAATCCTGTAGATAATATGGGAAATTTCTCTATAGAATTTTTAGATTTATCAAATTCACCATCTTCTAACGAAGACGGTATTGATTTACTTAAAGAATTAGATAATAGTTCTACAAAAGATATGCTACTAGATATAGAAAAACTTATTGGTCGCCCTCTATCTACTAAAGAAGTTACTATGTACATAAGCTGGATAAAAGATTTTAATTTTGAACCTGAAATAATTTTGCTTCTCATTCAGTATTGTATATCTAAAGGTAAAACAGATTATAGATATATAGAGGCCATAGCTATATCTTGGCATGATTCTAATATAAGAACTATAGAAGAAGCACAAAATTTTATAAGACAACATGAGGATAAATGGATTAACATAAGAAAAATTTTAAAATACATCGGTATAAAAGATGGTGAAGTAATGAAACCTCAAGAAGAAATGTTAACTAAATGGTTAAATATATATAACTTTCCCTTAGAGGTTATCTTTAAAGCTTGCGATATATGCTTTCACAGAATAAATAAAGCAGACTTTAAATATATCGATGGTATTTTAAATAGCTGGCATAAGGATGGCATAAAGACCCTAAATGATGTACTAATAAAGGACAAAAAGAAACCTATGAAAAAGAATAATAATTTTAAAACTAAAATAGATAATTTTAATAACTACGAACAAAGAGACTACGATTTTGACGCACTAGAGAAAAAACTATTAGGATGGGATAATAAATGATAAAAAGCTATCAAGAACAAGTTATGAATACTTATGAAAAAATGCGAGATGCGGAAGTCAAATCCCTAGCTAAAAGGAAAAATGAAATTTCTAAAAAAGTTCCTCGTATAATAGAAATAGATAATCAAATATCAAAACTTTCTTTAGAACTATCACTAAATATATTAAAAAATAAACAAATTAATTTAAATAATTATATATCTAATATGAAAAATAAAATTACAGATTTAAAAATTAAAAAATCTGAACTTTTAGTAGCCAATGGATATACTATTGATTATTTAGATTTACATTATAATTGTACTAAATGTCAAGATACGGGTTTCATTGGAATTAATAGATGTTCTTGTTATAAATTAGTTTTAACCAAAGTTCTATATGAAAACTCTGAACTAAAACATATACTAAAACAAAATAATTTTGGTAACTTTAACTTTGAATATTTTTCTCCTAGCAAAAGCCCTAATGAACCAGAAAGTCCTAGAGAAAATATTAAAAATATAATGAGTATATCTTGGAACTTTATTGAAAAATTTGATTCCTCAAATGAAAACTTATTGTTCTATGGTAATTCTGGTACAGGAAAAAGCTTTTTAGCACATTGTATAGCAAAAGAACTTATAGATAATGGTCACATGGTTGTATATAGAACTGCTGTGGATCTAACAAATGAACTTAGGGAAATCAGATTTAATCCTAATGAAAATAAAAGTCTAGAAGATATACTTATAAATTCTGATCTTCTTATAATAGATGATCTAGGGGCAGAACCATTGACTGAATTCTCTAAAGTAGAATTTTTTAATCTGTTAAATAGAAAATTATTAAAACAGAAAAAAATGATTGTTTCAACAAATTTCTCCATAGAAAGATTATTAAAAACTTATTCAGAAAGAATTTCTTCTAGATTGTTAGGGAACTTTACTTTATGTAAGTTTTTTGGTGAAGACATAAGAGTTAAAATAAATTTAGAAAAAAAGGAACAATTTAATATAAAAAATTCATAGACTAATAAAATCAGTCTATGAATTTTTTATATTAACATTATATTTTAAACATAGTAAAAACCATACATATATATGTATGGTTTTTATTAATGGAGCTGGCAATAGGACTTGAACCTACAACCTGCTGATTACAAGTCAGCTGCTCTGCCAATTGAGCCATGCCAGCATATGGCGACCCAGAAGGGACTCGAACCCTCGACCTCCGGCGTGACAGGCCGGCACTCTAAACCAACTGAGCCACTGGGCCAATATTATGGTGGGCACAACAGGGCTCGAACCTGTGACCCCCTGCTTGTAAGGCAGGTGCTCTCCCAGCTGAGCTATGCGCCCATAATATTTATTGTGGTGACCCCTACGGGATTCGAACCCATGTTACCACCGTGAAAGGGTGGTGTCTTAACCACTTGACCAAGGGGCCATGTTTTTTTAATTTTAATTGGCGACCCAGAAGGGACTCGAACCCTCGACCTCCGGCGTGACAGGCCGGCACTCTAAACCAACTGAGCCACTGGGCCATAATATTATGGTGGGCACAACAGGGCTCGAACCTGTGACCCCCTGCTTGTAAGGCAGGTGCTCTCCCAGCTGAGCTATGCGCCCATAATATTTATTGTGGTGACCCCTACGGGATTCGAACCCATGTTACCACCGTGAAAGGGTGGTGTCTTAACCACTTGACCAAGGGGCCATGTTTTTTTCTTGTTGTTTTTGTCGGCGTATCAACCTGACATAGACTATAATACAAGATATTTAATAAAGTGTCAACAGTTTTTTTAAACTTTTTTTTATTTTTTATTTAAAACTGCAAAAAAGCTAGTAAAATCAAGGTTTTTGCAGTTTTAAATATTTTAGTTTTCTTTAAATCCATTATAACCTATAGATTCCATTATTAATAACGCCGTATCTTCAATAGCTCTATTGGTTACATCTATAATTTTACATCTTAATCTTTTCATTACTTTATCTGCATATTCTAATTCTTCTAAAACTCTTTCCCCATTAGCATATTGTATTTCAGAAGAAAGTTGGTTAAATTTATTCATTCTATGCTTTCTTATTTCCATTAGTCTTATAGGATCTATAGTAAGTCCTATTATTTTTGTTTTATCTATTTCAAATAGTTGTTCTGGTATAGGGACTTCTGGCATAATAGGAACATTTAATGCCTTAATACCTTTATTTGCTAAGTACATACACAAAGGTGTCTTAGAAGTTCTTGATAACCCTACAAGTATAACATCTGCATGTTTTATACCATTATGATCTTTACTATCATCATATCTCATAGCAAACTCCATGGCTTCTATCTTTTTATAATACCTAGCATCCATATTCCATACTGCTCCTGGTTCATAAGT
This window of the Clostridium cochlearium genome carries:
- the fabF gene encoding beta-ketoacyl-ACP synthase II, which gives rise to MLKMRRVVVTGMGAVTPIGNDVNTFWNNVKLGTCGIDFIKNFNTEDFKVKLAAEVKDFEPSKVIEKRELKRMDKYCQFAVVAAEEAIKDSNLNLDSIDKEKFGVVVGSGIGGIETIEKQHKTLMEKGPNRVHPLFIPMIISNMAAGNIAIRYGAKGICTTVVTACATGTNSIGEAYRMIQNGTSEVMIAGGTEASITPLAMAGFTSLTALSKSEDPMRASIPFDKERNGFVMGEGAGILILESLEHAQKRGAKIYAEMVGYGATCDAYHITSPAPGGEGASRAIRLTIDEANISPSEVSYINAHGTGTEYNDKFETEAIKNVFREDAKNIPVSSIKSMTGHLLGAAGGVEAIASVKSIYEDFIPPTIGYKVKDEECDLDYVPNKGRYQEVKYAMSNSLGFGGHNAVILFKKWSD
- the fabG gene encoding 3-oxoacyl-[acyl-carrier-protein] reductase, which translates into the protein MMSYRPLENKTAIVTGGSRGIGKAIAMKLGNLGASIVLNYRSDTDTLRNTVKELEELNINVVAVKADISDYKECEKMIKVALDKFSKIDILVNNAGITADNLMLRMKEEEFDRVIKTNLKGTFNCVKHCTPIMIKKRYGKIINISSVVGISGNIGQCNYAAAKAGVIGLTKSLARELASRSINVNAIAPGFIETDMTNALSDKAKENIINSIPLKRVGKAEDVAELVAFLASDNSSYITGQVINVDGGMVI
- the fabD gene encoding ACP S-malonyltransferase — its product is MSNKIAFLFPGQGSQYVGMGKELYNNFKECRDIFNRADKVLDLNVTDLCFNGSDEKLNKTEFTQPAILTVSMAILEIIKKTGIEAQVSAGLSLGEYSALIYSGMLSFEDGVELVRKRGKFMEEAVPKGIGGMAAIIGLDEDEIYKVCNEVSNIGVVEPANFNCPGQIVISGEIKALEIACKMCEEKGALKAVMLKVSGPFHSSLLNRAADNLEKELNNISFEKGYIPVITNVTADFIELDKVKSTLKQQVMCSVKWEQSMRKMIKDGVDTFIEIGPGKTLTAFLKKTDRRINAYNIEDVKSLEKTLKKLDME
- the fabK gene encoding enoyl-[acyl-carrier-protein] reductase FabK, with product MKKNAFCNMIGVNYPIIQGAMAWIADSSLASAVSNAGGLGIIASGNQPIDIVKEEIRKTKELTKKPFGLNIMLLSDNAEELAKLVCEENIKVVTTGAGNPGKYIDMWKKNNVKVIPVVASVALAKRMERAGADAVIVEGCEAGGHIGELTTMALLPQVVDAVNIPVIAAGGIGDKRGVLAAFMLGAVGVQVGTRFLVAKECNVHKNYKEKVLGAKDIDTVVTGRNTGHPVRVLRNRLTRQYQVLEKENAPMDEFEKITKGALIKAVKEGDIQTGSLMAGQIAGLICKEQSCKEIIEEMFDFKEVIKGLENLYE
- a CDS encoding acyl carrier protein is translated as MIIDKVLEIIGEQLGIDVQELNTETSFEELGVDSLDLFQIVIEIEEEFDIQIEDAESIKTIGDAVKFVKERVEK
- a CDS encoding beta-ketoacyl-ACP synthase III, whose amino-acid sequence is MANKEVKILSTGKYLPPKVISNDDLSKIIDTNDNWIRTRTGIGERRITVGENTSDLGTKAALDALKKGGVSPEELDLIIVATITPDYFTPSTACIIQRNIKAYNAFAFDISAACSGFTYGISIASQFIRNGVAKKVLVIGVETLSKLVDWNDRNTCILFGDGAGAAIIAESSEKGISSVYLGSDGRGAKLLKCKSSKLDVNSDKLSKLLNSKEEDSEMGFIDMDGKEIFKFAVKIMVKGIQEVLKDSNLELKDIKYIIPHQANLRIIDHVAKKFNIDKDKFYININHYGNTSAASIPIALAEVDEQGLLKKGDNIILVGFGGGLTWAASLIKWI
- a CDS encoding MarR family winged helix-turn-helix transcriptional regulator is translated as MSKSMNVLNELLVDLFNDILTIEQNAIQSGEFKDLSVTEMHTIEAIGMYTQKTMSEVANELNITVGTLTIAINNLVKKGYVQRSKSEKDRRIVQISLTKRGKLAYRIHSKFHSDMIKETISGLTDEEEEVLITSLEKLNKFFKEKYHLKKD
- a CDS encoding NAD(P)H-dependent flavin oxidoreductase, whose amino-acid sequence is MDISPLQIGNLKCKIPIIQGGMGVGISLSGLASAVTREGGIGVISGVQIGFKESDFEFNTKEANLRALKKEIKKAKEMSNGGILGVNLMVAMNDYDEMVKVAVEEGIDLIISGAGLPTNLPELIKDKATKAVPIVSSGKAANVICKLWDKRYSYVPDLVVVEGPEAGGHLGFHMDDLQENKKKSLEELYEEVKRVLKQFEKKYNKKISLAVAGGIYSGLDIAKYFKLGADAVQMGTRFIATEECDADMNYKKAFLNCSKEDIDIIKSPVGLPGRVIKNKFSNRVSKVKEEVYKCFNCLKRCNPKDTQYCISKALINSAKGNIDEGIIFSGSNGYKINEIKSVKELIKELIMEVRECE
- a CDS encoding transposase; protein product: MLGYWRSHCDYQSLLLSSISELYKTDPTIVEYYSSSIEKLYNLNLDDIKPLIRETYSLTGKPSNQQPELFRSFILMSDLGFHSLQKWIKHLRAHDILCTIIGVEKSNVPGLGTHYDFISRFWGMSPKAEKSAKDSLHSFTSKPHKKLGKNEKLPPKHPGVIKNLVEQALKGRTVETRPEKLFQQIFAKLAIEPSAKLGLLGNTQKLDISGDGTCLETGGSSLGIKTCDCIKKGIFNCKCNRRFSDPDARRGWDSYHEKWYYGHCLYFLSVYNPKLKKDLPIYFRMVQAQRYDGVTAIFALSEVRKMYPQFNFDKFIADAAHDNYPTYKLLNEWNIKAVISLNPKGEGKNKYEPPIGYTKDGIPICKCNQPMVYDWYDKGRSRIKYRCPLVKGKIKECPHKEECSPSAYGRVIYVKPSDDLRLFTAIPRNSDLWKQIMKKRTSSERVNKRILEDYNMEQTHCRGKKRWSWWTLIHSINIHLDAQLSVSKTNLLDIIKLTANKAC
- a CDS encoding DnaD domain protein; amino-acid sequence: MGTFLFKNKSANYTPVSNIFIDKYMPKARGEFVKVYLLGLKYCVSGELGVSSSIMASALHLLETDVLNAWSYWNNEGIIKMNPVDNMGNFSIEFLDLSNSPSSNEDGIDLLKELDNSSTKDMLLDIEKLIGRPLSTKEVTMYISWIKDFNFEPEIILLLIQYCISKGKTDYRYIEAIAISWHDSNIRTIEEAQNFIRQHEDKWINIRKILKYIGIKDGEVMKPQEEMLTKWLNIYNFPLEVIFKACDICFHRINKADFKYIDGILNSWHKDGIKTLNDVLIKDKKKPMKKNNNFKTKIDNFNNYEQRDYDFDALEKKLLGWDNK